The sequence below is a genomic window from Corallococcus silvisoli.
GGCGCCGGGGCGCGCTCGGGGGTGCTGTAGGCGAGCCCCGCGAGCACGCGGAAGGTGGGCGTGCCGTAGCCGTGCGTCAGCCCTGGGCCCGCGCCCAGGTGGACGCCCAGCCCGCTCTGCGCGCGGTACTTCAGCGCCGCGAGCAGCTCCAGCGGACGCTCCTCCGCGTCCTGCTGCTTGAAGCCCAGCGCGCCGACGAGCGAAGCCTCCGCCGCGAGGGGCACATCCCCGACCTTGAAGGGCAGCTCCGCGCCCAGCCCGTACGCCAGCGCGCTGCCGACGTTCAGGTTGCGCAGCTGCTGCGCCTTGCGGATGTCCACGCCCAGGTTGGCCAGCACGCGGAAGCGCGTGCCGTACTCCGCCACCAGGCGCGGGTTGACGGAGACGCCGGACCCGCCGAGGAAGTTCGAGGCGCCGCCCGTGGGCAGCGACACGGGCACCGCCACCGACAGGCCGTAGTTGTCACCGTCCAGCAGCCGCGCCTTCGGGATGAGCCGCAGGTCCCCGATGCCGCCGCCACTCACCCCGTTGGCGAAGGAGGAGTCCACGGCCGGCGAAGCCTCCGAACCCTGGACGGTGATGGGCAGCACGACGCCGATTTCGAAGCGGTCGAAGAGGCCGACGGCGCCCATCAGGTCCACGCCCACCTGGCTCTTCACCAGGGAGGTGACGTACGTGTCCGAGCGGGGGTCGAAGAAGTTGAGCGGCTTGTCGGCGTAGTTGACCGACATCCCCACGTTCCACCCCAGGTGCCGCTGCACCTTGGCGCCCTGCACGGCGAGCACGTCCGAGATGCCCGGGCCCGGCTTGTACTGCTGCACGTCGATGGCCTGCGACACCGCGGTGGCCTGCGCGCGGGCGTCCGTGCCCACGAACAGCGCGGTCACGAACACGGCCAGCGCCCCACCCGCTCGCGCCAGGAACGCCCCGGCGCGGCGGAAGCGGCGGCCCACCAGGGGCAGGGCCAGCAGCAGGAGCGCGAAGGGCGCCAGCGAGCCGGTCCCCTCCCCCGTGCTGCAGCCGTGGCCCACAACCAGGAAGTCATCGTTGGCGTCCAGCGGGTCGGTGCCACCGCGCACCTCCGTGCCGTCGTCGATGCCGCCCAGGTCGGTGTCCCGCATGTTCGGGTCCGTCTCGGTCGCGTCGCGGCGGCCGTCGTGGTTGGCGTCTTCCTCGCCATCCTTCAGGCTATCGCCGTCCGTGTCCGGGTTCTTCGGATCCGTCTTCGTCGTCGGGTCCGCGTCCGGCTTGAAGTTCGGCGACGACTTGTCCGTCCCGGACGGCGCGGTCTCCGCGGTGACACCCATCTCGGTGCCGTCGAGGATGCCGTCGTTGTCGCTGTCGGGGTCGAGCGCGTCGATGATGCCATCGCCGTCCGTGTCCTTGATGCCGTCCAGGCCGTCCGGCACGCCGTCATCGTCGGTGTCGTTGTCGAACGGATCCAGGCCCAGCTCCAGCTCGGTGGCGTTGTCGATGCCGTCACCGTCCGCGTCCTTGTCGTCCGCGGGGTTGTTCGGGTCGGTCTCCAGCACGTCCACGCGGCCGTTGTGGTTCGCGTCCTCGATGCCGTCGAACACGCCGCCGCCGTCGGTGTCCTTCTTGGTCGGGTCCGTCTTCGTGTTCGGGTCCTGATCCGCGACGAACTTCGTCGGGTCGGTGTCCGAGCCCTGCGGCTGGGTGAGGCCCAGCTCCAGGCCGTCCGTCAGGCCGTCGCCGTCCGTGTCCGGGTTGCGCGGGTCGGTCTCACCGGGGTCCACGACCCCGTTGTGGTTGGCGTCCTCGTTGCCGTCGAGCAGACCGTCGTCATCCGAGTCGTCATCCAGGGGGTTCGTCTCACCGGGGTCCAGGATGCCGTTGTGGTTGGCGTCCTCGATGCCGTCGGGCAGACCGTCACCGTCCGTGTCCGGGTTGAGCGGGTCGGTGCCGCCGACCTTGACCTCGATGCCGTCGGGGATGCCGTCTCCATCGGTGTCCGGGTTGAACGGATCCGTGCCGAGCGCGAGCTCCTCCGCGTCCGTCAGGCCGTCGCCATCCGAGTCCAGCGCCGCCGTCCAGTTGAAGGTGGTGCTCGCGGGGGCGCTGGTGCTGCCCGCCGCGTCCGAGGACACCGCCGTCACCGTGTACGCGCGCTGGGTCAGGGTGATGGGCAGCACGTAGCTCCAGTTGCCGGAGCCATTCACGGCGATGGGGCCGTAGTTCGTCCCGTCGAGCGTCAGCGTCACGGACGTGGCGTTCGTGGACGTACCGGACACCGTCACCGGAGAGGTGCCAATCGTCGAGCCGTTGACCGGCGTGGTGATGGCCACCGTGGGCGCCGGCAGGTCCACCGTGAAGCTGGTGGAGGCAGGAGCGCTGGTGCTGGTGCCGTTGGAGGCCACCGCCGTCACCGAGTACGAGCCTTCCGCCAGCGGGCCCGGCAGCGCGAAGGTCCAGTTGCCGGAGCCGTCCACGGCGATGGGGCCGTAGTTGGTGCCCTGGAAGGTCAGCGTCACGGACGTGGCGCCGCCCGAGGTCGAACCGGAGACCGTCACGTTGGGGGTGGTGACCGTGGCGCCGTTGGCCGGCGCGTTGATGGCCACCGCCAGCACGGTCAGGTTCACGTTGAAGGTGGAGGTCGCGGTCGCGCTGGTGTTGCCCGCCGCGTCCGAGGACACCGCCGTCACCGTGTACGCGCGCTGGGTCAGGGTGACCGGCGGCGTGAAGCTCCAGTTGCCGGAGCCATCCACGGAGATGGGGCCGTAGCTCGTCCCGTCGAAGACGAGCGACACGGACGTCGCCCCCGTGGACGTGCCCGTCACGGTCACCGTGTTGGTGAGCACCGTGGAGCCGTTGGCCGGAGCAGTGATGGCCACCGTCGGCGCGGTGAGATCCACCGTGAAGGTGGAGGTCGCGGGCGTGCTGGTGTTGCCCGCCGCGTCCGTGGCCACCGCCGTCACCGTGTACGAGCCTTCCGCCAGCGGGCCGGGCAGCGTGTAGCTCCAGTGGCCGTTGCCATCCACGGAGATGGGGCCGTAGCTGGTGCCCTCGAAGGTGAGCGTGACGAACGTCGCGCCCACGGAGGTACCGGTGACGGTCACCGTGTCGGTGCCAAGCGTGGCGCCGTTGGCCGGCGTGGTGATGCCGACCTCCGGATCCGTGAGGTCCACGGTGAAGGTGGTGTCATCCGTGGTGCTGGTGTTGCCCGCCGCGTCCGTGGCCGTCGCGGTCACGGTGTACGTGCCGTCGGTCAGGGACACCGGCAGCGTGTAGCTCCAGTTGCCGGAGCCATCCACCGGGATGGGGCCATAGGTGGTCCCGTTGTAGGTCACGGTCACGGACGTGGCGCCCGTGGACGTACCCGTGATCGTCACCGTGTCGGTGCCAATCGTGGAGCCGTCACCCGGCGTGGTGATGGCCACCGTCGGCGGGGTCAGGTCCACCGTGAAGGTGGAGCTCGCCGTGGCGCTGTTCGTGCCCGCGCCGTTCATGGACACGGCGGTCACGGTGTACGAGCCCTCGGCCAGGGGGCCGGGCAGCGCGTAGCTCCAGTGGCCGGAGCCATCCACCGCGATGGGGCCGTAGCTGGCGCCATCGAAGGTGAGCGTCACGGACGTCGCGTTCGTGGTCGTGCCGGTGACCGTCACGGTGCTCGTGTTCACCGACGTGCCGTTGGCCGGCGTGCTGATGGCCACGGTGGGGACCGTGAGGTCCACGTCGAAGGTGGTGGTCGCGGGCGTGCTGATGTTGCCCGCCGCATCCGTGGCCGTCGCGGTCACGGTGTACGTGCCCTCCGCCAGGGTGACGGGCAGCGCGTAGGTCCAGTTGCCGGAGGCATCCACCGGGATGGGGCCGTAGTTCGTCCCGTTGTAGGTCAGCGTGACGGACGTCGCGCCGGAGGAGGTGCCCGTCACCGTCACCGTGTTGGTGCCAACGACGGAGCCGTTGGCCGGCGAGCTGATGGCCACGGTCGGAGCCGTCACGTCCACCGTGAAGGTGGAGGTCGCGGGCGTGCTGGTGTTGCCCGCCGCGTCCACCGCCACCGCGGTCACCGTGTAGTCGCCCTCGGCCAGCGGGCCGGGCAGCGCGTAGCTCCAGTTGCCGGAGGCATCCACGGAGATGGGGCCGTAGCTGGCGCCCTCGAAGGTCAGCGTCACGTACGACGCGCCGGAGGAGGTGCCCGTCACCGTCACATTGGGGGTGTTGATGGTGGAGCCGTTGACCGGCGTGCTGATGGCCACCGTCGGAGGCGTCTGGTCCACCGTGAAGGTGGTGCTCGCCGGGGTGCTGTTGGTGCCCGCGCTGTTGGAGGACACGGCGGTCACGGTGTACGTGCCATCGGCCAGGGGACCCGGCAGCGCCTGGCTCCAGTTACCCGCACCATTCAC
It includes:
- a CDS encoding Ig-like domain-containing protein, which produces MAGPTVAITTPANGSTISTSSVTVTGTAANATTVTVTFQGTNYGPITVTGGNWTYSLPGNLTNGTYTVTAVSSNGTTSSTTASSTFTVNVAAPTVAISTPANGSLLNTPNVTVTGTSTNAASVTVTFQGTNYGPITVNGAGNWSQALPGPLADGTYTVTAVSSNSAGTNSTPASTTFTVDQTPPTVAISTPVNGSTINTPNVTVTGTSSGASYVTLTFEGASYGPISVDASGNWSYALPGPLAEGDYTVTAVAVDAAGNTSTPATSTFTVDVTAPTVAISSPANGSVVGTNTVTVTGTSSGATSVTLTYNGTNYGPIPVDASGNWTYALPVTLAEGTYTVTATATDAAGNISTPATTTFDVDLTVPTVAISTPANGTSVNTSTVTVTGTTTNATSVTLTFDGASYGPIAVDGSGHWSYALPGPLAEGSYTVTAVSMNGAGTNSATASSTFTVDLTPPTVAITTPGDGSTIGTDTVTITGTSTGATSVTVTYNGTTYGPIPVDGSGNWSYTLPVSLTDGTYTVTATATDAAGNTSTTDDTTFTVDLTDPEVGITTPANGATLGTDTVTVTGTSVGATFVTLTFEGTSYGPISVDGNGHWSYTLPGPLAEGSYTVTAVATDAAGNTSTPATSTFTVDLTAPTVAITAPANGSTVLTNTVTVTGTSTGATSVSLVFDGTSYGPISVDGSGNWSFTPPVTLTQRAYTVTAVSSDAAGNTSATATSTFNVNLTVLAVAINAPANGATVTTPNVTVSGSTSGGATSVTLTFQGTNYGPIAVDGSGNWTFALPGPLAEGSYSVTAVASNGTSTSAPASTSFTVDLPAPTVAITTPVNGSTIGTSPVTVSGTSTNATSVTLTLDGTNYGPIAVNGSGNWSYVLPITLTQRAYTVTAVSSDAAGSTSAPASTTFNWTAALDSDGDGLTDAEELALGTDPFNPDTDGDGIPDGIEVKVGGTDPLNPDTDGDGLPDGIEDANHNGILDPGETNPLDDDSDDDGLLDGNEDANHNGVVDPGETDPRNPDTDGDGLTDGLELGLTQPQGSDTDPTKFVADQDPNTKTDPTKKDTDGGGVFDGIEDANHNGRVDVLETDPNNPADDKDADGDGIDNATELELGLDPFDNDTDDDGVPDGLDGIKDTDGDGIIDALDPDSDNDGILDGTEMGVTAETAPSGTDKSSPNFKPDADPTTKTDPKNPDTDGDSLKDGEEDANHDGRRDATETDPNMRDTDLGGIDDGTEVRGGTDPLDANDDFLVVGHGCSTGEGTGSLAPFALLLLALPLVGRRFRRAGAFLARAGGALAVFVTALFVGTDARAQATAVSQAIDVQQYKPGPGISDVLAVQGAKVQRHLGWNVGMSVNYADKPLNFFDPRSDTYVTSLVKSQVGVDLMGAVGLFDRFEIGVVLPITVQGSEASPAVDSSFANGVSGGGIGDLRLIPKARLLDGDNYGLSVAVPVSLPTGGASNFLGGSGVSVNPRLVAEYGTRFRVLANLGVDIRKAQQLRNLNVGSALAYGLGAELPFKVGDVPLAAEASLVGALGFKQQDAEERPLELLAALKYRAQSGLGVHLGAGPGLTHGYGTPTFRVLAGLAYSTPERAPAPPRPVCPEGPEDYDGFQDEDGCADLDNDNDGIPDTADKCPNEPETFNGFEDTDGCPDTAPPPPPPAPVDSDGDGIMDPDDKCPNAPEDFDGFEDTDGCPDPDNDKDGIPDTLDKCPNEPETINGVDDEDGCPDKGKVKVLVEGERILILEKVYFATNKDVILPRSFPILKQVAAVLRANPQVELLRIEGHTDSQGNDAANLDLSKRRAANVRVFLINAGIAGERLESEGYGETKPVDSNKTAAGRENNRRVEFNIARMAKVEVEKPAP